A window of the Eubalaena glacialis isolate mEubGla1 chromosome 9, mEubGla1.1.hap2.+ XY, whole genome shotgun sequence genome harbors these coding sequences:
- the RAD23B gene encoding UV excision repair protein RAD23 homolog B produces MLVTLKTLQQQTFKIDIDPDETVRALKEKIESEKGKDAFPVAGQKLIYAGKILNDDTALKEYKIDEKNFVVVMVTKPKAVTTPAPATTQQSNSATTTTVTFSTAPAVVQAPTPAPTLAPTPTPASVTPASTTASSEPAPASATKQEKPAEKPAETPVAASPTSTDSTSGDSSRSNLFEDATSALVTGQSYENMVTEIMSMGYEREQVIAALRASFNNPDRAVEYLLMGIPGDRESQAVVDPPPAASTGAPQSSVAAAAATTTATTTTTSSGGHPLEFLRNQPQFQQMRQIIQQNPSLLPALLQQIGRENPQLLQQISQHQEHFIQMLNEPVQEAGGQGGGGGGGSGGIAEAGSGHMNYIQVTPQEKEAIERLKALGFPEGLVIQAYFACEKNENLAANFLLQQNFDED; encoded by the exons ATGCTGGTCACCCTGAAGACCCTCCAGCAGCAGACCTTCAAGATCGACATCGACCCAGACGAGACG GTAAGAGCACTGAAAGAGAAGATTGAATCTGAAAAGGGTAAAGATGCCTTTCCTGTAGCAGGTCAAAAATTAATTTATGCAG GCAAAATCCTCAATGATGATACTGctctaaaagaatataaaattgatGAGAAAAACTTCGTGGTAGTTATGGTGACAAAA CCCAAAGCAGTGACAACACCAGCACCAGCTACAACTCAGCAATCAAATTCTGCCACCACTACCACAGTTACTTTCTCCACAGCACCAGCTGTGGTTCAggccccaacccctgcccccacTTTGGCTCCCACTCCCACACCTGCATCTGTCACTCCAGCATCAACGACAGCGTCTTCTGAACCTGCACCTGCTAGTGCAACAAAACAAGAGAAACCTGCAGAAAAGCCAGCAGAAACACCAGTGGCTGCTAGCCCAACATCAACTGACAG TACATCAGGTGATTCTTCTCGGTCAAACCTTTTTGAAGATGCAACAAGTGCACTTG TGACAGGTCAGTCGTATGAGAATATGGTAACTGAGATCATGTCAATGGGCTACGAACGAGAGCAAGTAATTGCAGCCCTGAGAGCCAGTTTCAACAACCCTGACAGAGCAGTGGAGTATCTTTTAATG GGAATTCCCGGAGATAGAGAAAGTCAGGCTGTGGTTGACCCCCCTCCAGCAGCGAGTACTGGGGCTCCTCAGTCTTCAGTGGCTGCAGCTGCAGCAACTACGACAGCAACGACTACGACAACAAGTTCTGGAG GACACCCTCTTGAATTTTTACGGAATCAGCCTCAGTTTCAACAGATGAGACAAATTATTCAACAGAATCCTTCCCTGCTTCCAGCATTGCTACAACAGATAGGTCGAGAAAATCCTCAGTTACTGCAG CAAATTAGCCAACATCAGGAGCATTTTATTCAGATGTTAAATGAACCAGTTCAAGAAGCTGGTGGTcaaggaggaggtggtggaggtggcAGTGGAGGAATTGCAGAAGCTGGAAGTGGTCATATGAACTACATTCAAGTAACGCCTCAGGAAAAAGAAGCTATAGAAAGG